The segment GATAGGGAGGCGTCATAATCCAGTGTCCGATGATTGGTGAGTTAATCGCAACGACAGCTACTTCTTTCGGAATAAACTTCTCGGCGGCATCGCGGAAACCCTGTATATCAATGACTATATCCATAGTTATGTCCAAGTACTcactctttatttttaaacgaagCGACGACGTTCGTGTCTCGAACAGGACTGAATCTGTTTCCGCTGCTTCACACGCCATTTAAGAAAACAGACGTGAGGGAAAAATGTGTGTAGTAGTAGTGGTGGGAGGCGGGGGTTTGGTGTTATAAAAGTCTAACCGGCAAAATCGACGATAACTTGTCGAGAGGAGTCTATTTCTAGAATGTTATCGAACTCTGCGTAAACGATACAATTAACGGTCGCGGTAAGCGCcttttcaaatttcacttcTAATCGCAAACTACCATGTTTCACGAGATTCCAATGTCCGGCGCAATGAGCGGACAAGTCGGGGGTAAGATCGAAAGCGAAAAGAGTGTAGCCCTGGCCATAATCCTCTCTACTTATAGAATTTCCCTCGTTCAAGAAGTGAATGCCGGTTCCCGAGAAGAGCGTGTGGTAGGCTTCGACGTAAAGGCCTTCGTCTTTCGAGAAGTTCGGTTGTAACGGTCTACTGGGAATTTGCATACCATCGGCatacagagaaaagaaatttataccgtagtttttgaaattaaacggaTTCAGTTTTCTATCACCATTAAACGCTCTGTTATCGACAAAACCGACTATTACACGTTTTGGCAGTTGTCCGagtattacattatctatCAATTCCCCTATGAGTCCAGCGTGaatcgtaaatgttttaaccTCGACTTTTGTGAGAGGATATTTGGCGGTGGTTTTACTCAACATTCTCGCATGCGAGAGTAACACACCAGGGCTTATCTTTGCTCTTCTAACGAGCAGACTAGCGTCTAGAAGGCGTATTTTTGACAGTGAATTAGATTCCATAAGGCAAAACGAATCTTTCGAGCGAACGAGCCTCATTCTAACTTCCACCCCGttgattaagaatttatcCTGATTGAAAACGTCGCAGTGAAGATGGCCTATGAGATCTAGCGCCTGTTCGTCTCGAATGTAACGCGAGCGTCTCACGAGAGCCTGATTTGGGGTTTGCGACTCTAGGAGGGCGTCCATTAAACCTGGGGTATCCATATCCCACAGACAGCAGGTCAGATGGGAGTTTTTTGCGggtgaagaataatttaataacgcctCGATGTAAGCCCGATACGCGTAAGCGTTGTTTGGGGGCGACACgagtttttgattgaaatatatgtcgaTTTGGTTGAACATGGAATGCAGTAAATGATTTACAGGGCCTACTTTGAATTCGGGGGTGCCAACGGCGGTACCACCTCCTGCTAGGGGGGAAGATTCTACGCGTACGCGAAGGCTCAGCATGGTGTGCGTGAGATCTAGATAATCTTCTCCATGACCGGGTATGACGAATTCTATAGGCGCGTCGTCCGCGAGCGACGTTACgggtttgtaataaatccatTGCGAACTCTCGATGCTGGTTTGTGTGAGtggtaaagaaaagagatcgagTTCACTTTTTAAACACTCGTTTGAATGTGTATGAAGAAAGGACATGCTCCGTAAATTCCTAATACACGCACTGATTAAGAGAATATGTCGGCTACACTACGTTTCTTGACTCGACGACGCCTCGTGGTGCCGGATGGCTTTTTGCTGTTGGTCTTTCTAGCCGCTGtgcgaattttcttttttttcgttgtcttttttttcttcgtgatTTTCCTTTGCACGCTGCTATTTTTCGACGATTTCTTTTTGCTCGTCTGACGATGAGGACGACGACACTTGGGAACCGCGATGCGTCTTTCGTGACTGAAGAAAGGAAACTGAAGCGCGGCTGTTTTCGCTGATACTTTATAACCTGTACCCTTCATCAagctagttattttttcttgggCTTTTCTTTTGAGATTTCCACTCAATTCCTTGAAACGAGATTTGACCGCCTCCTTGAACggtgtattattttcaacatccTCCATCACGCTAATGCCGGCGCGTAAAGCTTCTTTACCAACCGCTCGTACACCTTTACTCAGATAAGGAAGCGCTCTCGTGAATAATCCTCCGAGAAAACTACCGATTCCGTGTCCTCGTTGATAGGGTGCTCCGACGAAAACTCGTGTGATTCCTTCACTCCGACCTCCGTTTTGTATATCGTAATATTCATGGTCCTCCGGTCTAGTCATAGCGTGCGGCTTTTCTGACTGATTTTTTCTTACTGGAAACGTCTAAAGTGCAACGTCACCGTCAGCCTTCCCGATTGGAATGGTattctttttccgaattgatcttttatatctatttcaatccTACGAAAATACGTTTGTCGTAATGGTATATAATGCGGGACGGAGAAATGTTTCACTTGATTCGCTCCGTACGCGTAATAATGACCGTAATGCTGCAGCTCGACCGGTACTATTCGAAGAAGTGGAGTTTGCACATCGCCGGTTATATAAGGTTcacaaatatcacaataaacAAAGAGTTTATCGGGAATACCGCGCAGCAATCCGTGCGGTTCGAGAGTATAGAAATTTCCAGCGCGCCCTCTTTGTTCTCTTTTAAACCCGAGTTTGATAAAAGgtgctgtaaaaatatctttggaattAGGATTAGTTGCAGTAAGTGTTGTATAGAATTCGATTTCACTAGTCGTTAGGGTTCCACCGCAACCGAGTATTCGTAGAAGATTATCGGAAACGTTCATATGATGAACcagattgcatttattttcattgcatGTAATCTCGAACAAGATTTTACCACCACTAGCGTCTTCTAGTGTCAAATTAATATGCGAATTCGCATTTTTGCACGCCGAATTAATAGCGGAGATAAGttcctcgatatttttgtaaataccatTCGGTATTACTCCTTGCGTCGACGTTAACGTCGTCCCGTCTTTCCTCGTCTCGCGaccattttcaatatcgacgaatctaatgacattttcaccgtgatttatgtgtaaaaaagtagTGGGAAATTGGATCTCGTTAAGCGCGACTTCCCATTCGCCGTGTAAGTGTATAGGATGGGGTAATTCTGTAATGAAGGAAGTGGTTGCATTGTCCGGAAAATAGCGCATACTACTATTGCTGGGAAGAATCAAGAGAAATTGATCCGTCCTCATTTCGAACAAGCGGGGTTAAACTCGAAGCAGGGATCCAAGAATCAAACTTGCTGGGATAACCACGCCAACTAACCAGCACCTGTTTATTATTACCGCGACCCCGACTTCTTATCACACGATCGACGATAAACTCCTCCTCCTGCAAGTTTTTCTCAACCCGAGCCAATTCTTGTTCGTAAAAAATGCCGTCTATGACTTTTCCCGCTAAATCGCTCAGCTCGTACACACGTGGTTTTCGCCAATCGAGTATACGGtgaattcgaaatatctcCTCGCTCCACCGTACTtcgtatcctttctcgaagaCGACTTTTGCTCTACTGATACGAACGAGATCACCGACGTGGTATTTAGCCTTTCGACGTTTCTCGTTCGCTTCGTCGTCGTTGCTCCTCCATTGGCGCGTTATATTTTCACGTGCGATACGTGCATTTTCTCTCGTAACGACATACGGTTGCATTCTGGTGCTCGAATGACGGGTGTGATTATAGGCGTTTacgatattttgcaaaacatcgatgtagcgtcgcgtatttttatgcgtaaaataacGCCACATTCGTTCTTTCAACGTTCTGTTGAAGCGCTCGACGATGGCGGCTTTGACATCCGGATTGCGGGCTACACGAAAACAAATgtcattttcttccaaaaGCTTTTGTAGCGGTCGCCCGACAAATTCTTTACCCTTGTCCGTTTGTAGGTATACGGGTACGCGTCCGTTACTTCTCGAGAGCACGCACTGGAAAGCTCCCATTACGGAATTACTCGTCTTGTCGCGCAATGGTTCTACCCAGACGTATTTACTAAGTACATCGATAATCACGAGTAAATACGCATATCCGTCGTTGTAACTTTTGAGATTTCGGAGTCCGATCAAATCAGCCTCCCACAGATCGTCGATATTCGTTACGTTGTAATGCATTCGTGGAAATTTCCGTCGCAATGGACGATGCAGTGTGTACGCATCTTGCGCTTCGAGCCATCGCGCGACATTGTTACGGGAT is part of the Linepithema humile isolate Giens D197 chromosome 3, Lhum_UNIL_v1.0, whole genome shotgun sequence genome and harbors:
- the LOC136999006 gene encoding uncharacterized protein F54H12.2-like, which encodes MSFLHTHSNECLKSELDLFSLPLTQTSIESSQWIYYKPVTSLADDAPIEFVIPGHGEDYLDLTHTMLSLRVRVESSPLAGGGTAVGTPEFKVGPVNHLLHSMFNQIDIYFNQKLVSPPNNAYAYRAYIEALLNYSSPAKNSHLTCCLWDMDTPGLMDALLESQTPNQALVRRSRYIRDEQALDLIGHLHCDVFNQDKFLINGVEVRMRLVRSKDSFCLMESNSLSKIRLLDASLLVRRAKISPGVLLSHARMLSKTTAKYPLTKVEVKTFTIHAGLIGELIDNVILGQLPKRVIVGFVDNRAFNGDRKLNPFNFKNYGINFFSLYADGMQIPSRPLQPNFSKDEGLYVEAYHTLFSGTGIHFLNEGNSISREDYGQGYTLFAFDLTPDLSAHCAGHWNLVKHGSLRLEVKFEKALTATVNCIVYAEFDNILEIDSSRQVIVDFAG
- the LOC136999007 gene encoding uncharacterized protein — translated: MTGLEKLYYDPAHYAGYSAVDNLFRAANLSRNNVARWLEAQDAYTLHRPLRRKFPRMHYNVTNIDDLWEADLIGLRNLKSYNDGYAYLLVIIDVLSKYVWVEPLRDKTSNSVMGAFQCVLSRSNGRVPVYLQTDKGKEFVGRPLQKLLEENDICFRVARNPDVKAAIVERFNRTLKERMWRYFTHKNTRRYIDVLQNIVNAYNHTRHSSTRMQPYVVTRENARIARENITRQWRSNDDEANEKRRKAKYHVGDLVRISRAKVVFEKGYEVRWSEEIFRIHRILDWRKPRVYELSDLAGKVIDGIFYEQELARVEKNLQEEEFIVDRVIRSRGRGNNKQVLVSWRGYPSKFDSWIPASSLTPLVRNEDGSISLDSSQQ